A region of Ferruginibacter albus DNA encodes the following proteins:
- a CDS encoding PRC-barrel domain-containing protein — protein METLPQDNFTHDLHVGEQQNIPLNYLTATSIIGDKVYDENEQKVGDIKDIMINVHTGDIHYYVVEMGGFLGLGKKYFAVPFDYLKIDPDNKRFIFKQAKEVLSNAPGFNKWHWPNTNYHLVIVGGMYDNV, from the coding sequence ATGGAAACATTACCTCAAGATAATTTTACGCATGATCTGCACGTGGGTGAGCAGCAGAACATTCCGCTTAACTATTTAACCGCCACTTCTATAATAGGCGATAAAGTGTACGATGAAAATGAGCAAAAAGTAGGCGATATCAAGGACATTATGATAAATGTGCATACGGGTGATATTCATTATTATGTAGTAGAAATGGGAGGATTTTTAGGACTGGGGAAAAAGTATTTTGCCGTTCCTTTTGACTACCTGAAAATAGATCCCGATAATAAACGGTTCATTTTTAAACAGGCCAAAGAAGTGCTCTCCAATGCTCCCGGATTTAATAAATGGCATTGGCCCAATACCAATTATCACCTGGTAATTGTAGGCGGAATGTATGATAATGTGTAA
- a CDS encoding ferritin, producing MLSKSMQESLNNQVKLEAMSSQAYLAMASWAEIQPGLEGVAEYFFLQSEEERIHMLKLMRFINERGGFAIVPTLEQPIVTYKGIKSMFEEFLKHEMIVSDSINDLVDLALKEKDYATHNFLQWYVNEQIEEEKSARILNDKLELIGDDKSGLYLFDRDIMQTRQKKR from the coding sequence ATGTTATCGAAATCTATGCAGGAATCCCTGAACAATCAAGTTAAGCTGGAAGCGATGTCGTCACAGGCATACCTGGCAATGGCAAGCTGGGCCGAAATTCAGCCAGGACTGGAAGGTGTGGCAGAATATTTCTTTTTACAAAGTGAAGAAGAAAGAATACATATGTTGAAATTAATGCGCTTTATAAATGAAAGAGGCGGCTTTGCCATCGTTCCTACATTAGAGCAACCGATAGTAACTTATAAAGGCATCAAAAGCATGTTTGAGGAATTTTTGAAACATGAAATGATCGTATCAGATAGTATCAATGATCTTGTTGACCTGGCATTGAAAGAAAAAGATTATGCTACACACAACTTTCTACAATGGTATGTGAATGAACAAATAGAAGAAGAAAAAAGCGCTCGTATATTAAATGACAAGCTAGAGCTGATCGGTGATGATAAAAGCGGACTTTACCTGTTTGACAGAGATATTATGCAAACAAGGCAAAAAAAGAGATAA
- the ychF gene encoding redox-regulated ATPase YchF yields the protein MALQAGIVGLPNVGKSTLFNAVSNSAKAQASNYRFCTIEPNVGLVNVPDERLNKLAELVKPERIVPTQIEIVDIAGLVKGASKGEGLGNKFLANIREVDAIIHVIRCFEDENILRDEGPINPIGDKEIIETELQLKDMESVEKKLARTEKLVKTDTKLKPEYDVLLRCKEHLNKGKSILSLGLTKEEKSAVADLFLLTDKPILYVANVDEASMHTGNKFSEALKAAVKEEGNEVIVMTNAIEAQIAEFEDAADKQMFMEEYKMTEPALDRLIHSAYKLLNLSTYFTAGVQEVRAWTIHQGWKAPQAASVIHTDFEKGFIKAEVIAYNDYIKYGSEAAARDNGKLRIEGKEYIVHDGDVMHFRFNV from the coding sequence ATGGCATTACAGGCTGGTATTGTAGGGTTACCCAACGTAGGAAAATCAACTTTATTTAATGCAGTAAGCAATAGTGCAAAGGCACAGGCAAGCAATTATCGCTTTTGTACCATAGAACCAAACGTAGGATTGGTGAATGTTCCCGATGAACGTTTGAATAAGCTGGCTGAATTGGTAAAGCCCGAGCGCATTGTTCCCACACAAATTGAAATTGTAGACATTGCAGGACTTGTAAAAGGCGCCAGTAAGGGTGAAGGCTTAGGTAATAAATTCCTGGCAAACATCCGTGAAGTAGATGCTATTATACATGTGATCCGTTGTTTTGAAGATGAAAATATTTTAAGAGACGAAGGACCTATTAATCCTATTGGCGATAAAGAGATCATTGAAACGGAATTGCAGCTGAAAGACATGGAAAGCGTGGAAAAGAAATTAGCCCGTACAGAAAAGCTGGTTAAAACTGACACCAAGCTTAAACCTGAATACGATGTATTGTTGCGCTGTAAAGAACATTTGAACAAAGGCAAAAGTATTCTTTCATTAGGTTTGACCAAAGAAGAAAAATCAGCAGTCGCTGACCTGTTTTTATTGACAGACAAACCCATATTGTATGTTGCCAATGTAGATGAAGCATCCATGCATACGGGTAATAAATTTTCAGAAGCATTAAAAGCTGCCGTTAAAGAAGAAGGCAATGAAGTGATCGTAATGACCAATGCTATTGAAGCGCAGATCGCTGAATTTGAAGATGCTGCCGATAAGCAAATGTTTATGGAAGAATATAAAATGACGGAGCCTGCTTTGGATAGGTTAATTCATTCTGCTTATAAATTATTGAATCTCTCTACGTATTTCACGGCAGGTGTTCAGGAAGTAAGAGCATGGACCATTCATCAAGGATGGAAAGCGCCACAAGCCGCCAGCGTTATTCATACAGATTTTGAAAAAGGATTTATTAAAGCAGAAGTAATTGCCTACAACGATTATATTAAATATGGCTCTGAAGCAGCTGCACGGGATAATGGCAAACTAAGGATCGAAGGAAAAGAATATATTGTACATGATGGAGATGTGATGCACTTTAGATTTAATGTTTAA